The genomic window ATTTCCTGCCATAAACATGAACACGCTCCTTTGAGATTTGATGATCATCTAATTATCATTCTTGAAGGAATTGAACTTATGCTAAAGGATTTATCAGCTCAATCTGAAATCAGTGAGGCTAGGAAGCGATGGCAGCGTCAGCTTTCTCGGTGGATGAATTGGGAGAATGAAAATCCACGCAGAAAAATAATATTAATAGGAACAGATATGAATAAAGGAATTGTTCCTATGCTTGCAGAAGATCGTAAGTGGCGTGATTTGACTGGCTGGGCTTATCAGGATGCCGTACGGGCAGCATGCCGAGCAGATTTAATCTGGTATGGAATTAGCCAACGTTTAAAATAAAAAATGGCTATGACCGTAAGAGGTTTGTTTTAAAGAGATTGCGATTACCATTTAATAAACCATAAATTTATAAAGGGGCAGTGACAATGAGAATTTACACACGTACAGGTGATAAAGGGAAAAC from Bacillus sp. DTU_2020_1000418_1_SI_GHA_SEK_038 includes these protein-coding regions:
- a CDS encoding bifunctional adenosylcobinamide kinase/adenosylcobinamide-phosphate guanylyltransferase yields the protein MHFVTGGAFNGKSKWITEYYHLKDTPHLWISCHKHEHAPLRFDDHLIIILEGIELMLKDLSAQSEISEARKRWQRQLSRWMNWENENPRRKIILIGTDMNKGIVPMLAEDRKWRDLTGWAYQDAVRAACRADLIWYGISQRLK